A single genomic interval of Streptomyces graminofaciens harbors:
- the pdhA gene encoding pyruvate dehydrogenase (acetyl-transferring) E1 component subunit alpha, with translation MTVESTAARKPRRSAAGKAGTTGAKRTTAAKRPQSTEPELVQLLTPEGKRVKNAQTAAYDAYVADITPDELRGLYRDMVLTRRFDAEATSLQRQGELGLWASLLGQEAAQIGSGRATREDDYVFPTYREHGVAWCRGVDPTNLLGMFRGVNNGGWDPNSNNFHLYTIVIGSQALHATGYAMGITKDGADSAVIAYFGDGASSQGDVAEAFTFSAVYNAPVVFFCQNNQWAISEPTEKQTRVPLYQRAQGFGFPGVRVDGNDVLACLAVTKWALERARGGEGPTLVEAYTYRMGAHTTSDDPTRYRHDDERVAWEAKDPIARLRSYLENETDTNEGFFAELEAESEALGRRVREVVRAMPDPDHFAIFENAYADGHALVDEERAQFAAYQASFADTDEEEGK, from the coding sequence GTGACCGTGGAGAGCACTGCCGCGCGCAAGCCGCGACGCAGCGCCGCAGGCAAGGCCGGCACCACCGGCGCCAAGCGCACCACTGCCGCCAAGAGGCCGCAGAGCACAGAGCCCGAACTCGTCCAGCTGCTGACGCCCGAGGGCAAACGCGTGAAGAACGCGCAGACCGCCGCGTACGACGCGTACGTCGCCGACATCACCCCCGACGAGCTGCGCGGCCTGTACCGCGACATGGTGCTCACCCGTCGTTTCGACGCCGAGGCCACCTCTTTGCAGCGCCAGGGCGAGCTGGGGCTGTGGGCTTCGCTGCTCGGCCAGGAGGCCGCGCAGATCGGCTCGGGCCGGGCCACCCGCGAGGACGACTACGTCTTCCCGACCTACCGCGAGCACGGCGTCGCCTGGTGCCGGGGCGTCGACCCGACCAACCTGCTGGGCATGTTCCGCGGCGTGAACAACGGTGGCTGGGACCCGAACAGCAACAACTTCCACCTCTACACGATCGTCATCGGCTCCCAGGCGCTGCACGCCACGGGCTACGCCATGGGCATCACCAAGGACGGCGCCGACTCGGCGGTCATCGCCTACTTCGGTGACGGCGCCTCCAGCCAGGGCGACGTCGCGGAGGCGTTCACCTTCTCCGCGGTCTACAACGCGCCCGTCGTGTTCTTCTGCCAGAACAACCAGTGGGCCATCTCCGAGCCCACCGAGAAGCAGACCCGCGTCCCGCTCTACCAGCGCGCGCAGGGCTTCGGCTTCCCCGGCGTCCGCGTCGACGGCAACGACGTGCTCGCCTGCCTCGCGGTCACCAAGTGGGCGCTGGAGCGGGCCCGCGGCGGCGAGGGCCCGACCCTCGTCGAGGCGTACACCTACCGCATGGGCGCGCACACCACCTCCGACGACCCGACCCGCTACCGCCACGACGACGAGCGGGTGGCCTGGGAGGCCAAGGACCCGATCGCGCGCCTGCGCAGCTACCTCGAGAACGAAACGGACACGAACGAGGGATTCTTCGCGGAACTAGAGGCCGAGAGCGAGGCGTTGGGAAGGCGAGTGCGCGAAGTGGTGCGTGCCATGCCGGACCCGGACCACTTCGCCATCTTCGAGAACGCGTACGCGGACGGACACGCGCTCGTGGACGAGGAGCGCGCCCAGTTCGCGGCGTACCAGGCGTCGTTCGCCGACACGGACGAAGAGGAGGGCAAGTAA
- a CDS encoding alpha-ketoacid dehydrogenase subunit beta, whose translation MTAQTAAVQTAGQSAVKNMAIAKAINESLRKALETDPKVLVMGEDVGKLGGVFRVTDGLQKDFGEDRVIDTPLAESGIVGTAIGLALRGYRPVVEIQFDGFVFPAYDQIVTQLAKMHARSLGKVKLPVVVRIPYGGGIGAVEHHSESPEALFAHVAGLKIVSPSNASDAYWMMQQAIQSDDPVIFFEPKRRYWDKAEVNADAIPGPLHKAKVVREGTDLTLVAYGPMVKLCQEVADAAAEEGRSLEVLDLRSVSPLDFDSIQASVEKTRRLVVVHEAPVFFGSGAEIAARITERCFYHLEAPVLRVGGYHAPYPPARLEEEYLPGLDRVLDAVDRSLAY comes from the coding sequence ATGACCGCACAGACAGCCGCCGTGCAGACGGCGGGTCAGTCCGCCGTGAAGAACATGGCGATCGCCAAGGCGATCAACGAATCGCTGCGCAAGGCCCTCGAAACCGACCCCAAGGTCCTCGTCATGGGTGAGGACGTCGGCAAGCTCGGCGGTGTCTTCCGGGTGACGGACGGCCTCCAGAAGGACTTCGGCGAGGACCGCGTCATCGACACCCCGCTCGCCGAGTCGGGCATCGTCGGCACGGCCATCGGCCTGGCCCTGCGCGGCTACCGCCCGGTGGTCGAGATCCAGTTCGACGGTTTCGTCTTCCCCGCGTACGACCAGATCGTCACCCAGCTCGCGAAGATGCACGCCCGCTCACTGGGCAAGGTCAAGCTCCCCGTCGTCGTCCGGATCCCGTACGGCGGCGGCATCGGCGCGGTCGAGCACCACTCGGAGTCCCCGGAGGCGCTGTTCGCGCATGTGGCGGGCCTGAAGATCGTCTCCCCGTCCAACGCGTCGGACGCCTACTGGATGATGCAGCAGGCCATCCAGAGCGACGACCCGGTGATCTTCTTCGAGCCGAAGCGCCGCTACTGGGACAAGGCCGAGGTCAACGCTGACGCGATCCCCGGCCCGCTGCACAAGGCGAAGGTCGTCCGGGAGGGCACGGACCTCACGCTCGTCGCGTACGGCCCGATGGTGAAGCTCTGCCAGGAGGTCGCCGACGCGGCGGCCGAGGAAGGCAGGTCCCTGGAGGTCCTGGACCTCAGGTCCGTCTCTCCGCTGGACTTCGACTCGATCCAGGCCTCGGTGGAGAAGACCCGCCGCCTGGTCGTCGTCCATGAGGCCCCGGTGTTCTTCGGCTCGGGCGCGGAGATCGCCGCCCGGATCACGGAGCGCTGCTTCTACCACCTGGAGGCCCCGGTGCTCAGGGTCGGCGGCTATCACGCCCCGTACCCACCGGCGCGCCTGGAGGAGGAGTACCTCCCGGGTCTGGACCGGGTGCTCGACGCCGTCGACCGCTCGCTGGCGTACTGA
- a CDS encoding dihydrolipoamide acetyltransferase family protein, with translation MTTMTDTSVREFKMPDVGEGLTEAEILKWYVQPGDTVTDGQVVCEVETAKAAVELPIPYDGVVRELHFPEGTTVDVGTSIIAVAVAGGAAPVPVEEAAPAKPAAAPRGEPKPAPAKTQGRTPVLVGYGVAESSTKRRPRKGVPAVAAPAEETLYGATALQGIQGELNGHGAVLQQRPLAKPPVRKLAKDLGVDLATVTPSGPDGIITREDVHAAATPASVEAPVPAAVPVQAPAPVVSYDGARETRIPIKGVRKATAAAMVGSAFTAPHVTEFVTIDVTRTLKLVEELKQAPENYGMQGLRVNPLLLIAKALLVAIRRNPDINASWDEASQEIVVKHYVNLGIAAATPRGLIVPNIKDAHAKTLPQLAESLGELVSTAKEGRTSPAAMQGGTVTITNVGVFGIDTGTPILNPGESAILAVGAIRLQPWVHKGKVKPRQVTTLALSFDHRLVDGELGSKVLGDVAAILEQPKRLITWA, from the coding sequence GTGACGACGATGACAGACACGTCCGTTCGCGAGTTCAAGATGCCCGACGTGGGCGAGGGACTCACCGAGGCCGAGATCCTCAAGTGGTACGTCCAGCCCGGTGACACGGTCACCGACGGCCAGGTCGTCTGCGAGGTCGAGACGGCGAAGGCCGCCGTCGAACTGCCCATCCCCTACGACGGTGTCGTGCGCGAGTTGCACTTCCCCGAGGGCACGACGGTGGACGTGGGCACGTCCATCATCGCGGTGGCCGTGGCAGGGGGCGCCGCCCCCGTACCGGTCGAGGAGGCGGCTCCCGCGAAGCCGGCGGCCGCGCCCAGGGGAGAGCCCAAGCCCGCCCCGGCCAAGACCCAGGGCCGCACGCCGGTCCTCGTCGGGTACGGCGTCGCCGAGTCCTCCACGAAGCGCCGCCCGCGCAAGGGAGTTCCGGCCGTCGCGGCCCCCGCGGAGGAAACGCTGTACGGGGCCACCGCGCTCCAGGGCATCCAGGGCGAGCTGAACGGACACGGGGCGGTTCTGCAGCAGCGCCCCCTCGCGAAGCCGCCGGTGCGCAAGCTGGCCAAGGACCTCGGGGTGGACCTCGCGACGGTCACCCCGTCCGGCCCGGACGGCATCATCACGCGCGAGGACGTGCACGCGGCGGCGACCCCCGCCTCCGTGGAAGCTCCGGTCCCGGCGGCCGTCCCCGTGCAGGCCCCGGCGCCCGTGGTGTCGTACGACGGCGCGCGGGAGACCCGGATCCCGATCAAGGGTGTCCGCAAGGCGACGGCGGCGGCGATGGTCGGCTCGGCGTTCACGGCGCCGCATGTCACGGAGTTCGTGACGATCGACGTGACGCGCACGCTGAAGCTGGTCGAGGAACTGAAGCAGGCCCCCGAGAACTACGGGATGCAGGGCCTGCGGGTGAACCCGCTCCTGCTGATCGCCAAGGCCCTGCTGGTCGCCATCAGGCGCAACCCGGACATCAACGCGTCCTGGGACGAGGCGAGCCAGGAGATCGTGGTCAAGCACTATGTGAACCTGGGCATCGCGGCGGCCACCCCGCGCGGTCTGATCGTGCCGAACATCAAGGACGCGCACGCCAAGACGCTGCCGCAGCTGGCCGAGTCCCTCGGGGAGCTGGTGTCCACGGCGAAGGAGGGCCGGACCTCGCCGGCGGCCATGCAGGGCGGCACGGTGACCATCACCAACGTCGGCGTCTTCGGCATCGACACGGGCACGCCGATTCTCAACCCCGGTGAGTCGGCGATCCTGGCGGTCGGCGCGATCAGGCTCCAGCCGTGGGTCCACAAGGGCAAGGTCAAGCCCCGCCAGGTCACCACCCTGGCGCTGAGCTTCGACCACCGACTGGTGGACGGGGAGTTGGGCTCCAAGGTGCTGGGGGATGTGGCGGCGATTCTGGAGCAGCCGAAGAGGTTGATCACTTGGGCGTGA
- a CDS encoding BRO-N domain-containing protein, which translates to MIEPSKHQPDPRTQQDAIDAGDFVYAATGARVRRLTMPDGTHWFPAVDVCKKLGHTNTQKALSDHVPEGHREILETLTGGYGLSVPAGREWRRDLNLIDLQGLILLVSACTKPECAPFKQWVAEVIETIQREGSYTLEEAEVQPSEPGAPVAYAMPEQVAEAIVRLEERNLQADEQLAAAQHESLALQRDMVDMQRQTLTAQQAIAQAMERIANRLDVLAVDRPTPTDTAFSARPTTEAVLADWRERLSVTADVWTVAVVIAPVLVEEGELRQPLEAIAARTGLSVHRVNECLRLLRKHACIRPQGAAEDGAPVYVLNQR; encoded by the coding sequence ATGATCGAACCCAGCAAGCACCAGCCCGACCCGCGCACACAGCAGGACGCGATCGACGCCGGAGACTTCGTCTACGCGGCCACCGGAGCCCGGGTCCGTCGGCTCACCATGCCTGACGGGACCCACTGGTTTCCGGCGGTGGATGTCTGCAAGAAGTTGGGGCACACCAACACGCAGAAGGCTCTCTCCGACCATGTCCCGGAGGGCCATCGAGAAATTCTTGAGACCCTAACTGGAGGTTACGGTCTCAGCGTTCCCGCAGGTCGAGAGTGGCGTCGAGACCTGAATCTCATCGATCTCCAGGGTCTGATCCTGCTCGTCAGCGCCTGCACCAAACCTGAATGCGCCCCCTTCAAACAGTGGGTCGCCGAGGTGATCGAGACCATTCAGCGCGAGGGCTCCTACACCCTTGAGGAGGCCGAGGTACAACCCTCCGAGCCGGGCGCGCCCGTCGCCTACGCCATGCCCGAGCAGGTCGCCGAGGCCATCGTCCGGCTGGAGGAGCGCAACCTCCAGGCGGACGAGCAGCTCGCCGCCGCCCAGCATGAATCACTTGCCCTGCAAAGGGACATGGTTGATATGCAACGGCAAACGCTCACCGCCCAGCAAGCCATCGCCCAGGCCATGGAACGCATCGCGAACAGGCTCGACGTCCTGGCTGTCGACCGGCCGACACCCACCGACACCGCGTTCTCAGCACGTCCGACCACCGAGGCCGTGCTGGCCGACTGGCGGGAGCGGCTGTCCGTGACGGCGGACGTATGGACGGTCGCCGTGGTGATCGCCCCGGTGCTCGTCGAGGAGGGTGAGCTGCGTCAACCGTTGGAGGCGATCGCCGCCCGTACGGGGCTGTCGGTGCACCGCGTCAACGAGTGTCTCCGGCTGCTGCGCAAGCACGCCTGCATCCGTCCTCAGGGGGCGGCGGAGGACGGGGCGCCCGTGTACGTGCTCAACCAGCGCTGA
- a CDS encoding D-alanyl-D-alanine carboxypeptidase family protein, which produces MITAIKGVRVRRAAAVVVTTGAMIATGVLGSAPAQAAVAKPTITAVGGYVMNNGSGKSLFTKNSTKKLSTGSTTKIMTALVVLSQSNLNLDKKVTIQKAYSDYIVANNYASNAKLIVGDKVTVRQLLYGLMLPSGCDAAYALADTYGSGSTRSARVKSFISKMNKKASSLGLTNTHFDSFDGIGNGNNYSTAKDLTKLASAAMKNGNFKAVVKTKSYTAKTITKTGATRTMGAWTNTNPLLGSYSGTIGVKTGSGPESKFCLVFAATRNGKTLIGTVLASSTIDNRAVDAKKLLNYGWQV; this is translated from the coding sequence TTGATTACCGCCATAAAGGGTGTACGAGTGCGCAGAGCCGCCGCTGTCGTCGTGACCACCGGCGCGATGATCGCCACCGGAGTCCTCGGCTCCGCGCCGGCGCAGGCCGCCGTCGCGAAGCCGACGATCACCGCCGTCGGCGGCTACGTGATGAACAACGGCTCGGGCAAGAGCCTGTTCACCAAGAACTCGACGAAGAAGCTCTCCACCGGCTCGACCACCAAGATCATGACCGCGCTGGTCGTGCTCAGCCAGTCGAACCTGAACCTGGACAAGAAGGTCACGATCCAGAAGGCGTACAGCGACTACATCGTCGCCAACAACTACGCCTCCAACGCCAAGCTGATCGTCGGCGACAAGGTCACCGTCCGTCAGCTGCTGTACGGGTTGATGCTGCCGTCCGGCTGCGACGCGGCGTACGCGCTGGCCGACACGTACGGCTCGGGCTCGACCCGATCCGCCCGCGTGAAGTCGTTCATCTCCAAGATGAACAAGAAGGCCAGCAGCCTCGGCCTGACGAACACGCACTTCGACTCGTTCGACGGCATCGGCAACGGCAACAACTACTCGACGGCCAAGGACCTGACGAAGCTCGCCAGCGCCGCGATGAAGAACGGCAACTTCAAGGCGGTCGTGAAGACGAAGTCGTACACGGCGAAGACGATCACGAAGACCGGCGCCACCCGCACGATGGGCGCATGGACCAACACCAACCCGCTGCTGGGCTCCTACAGCGGCACCATCGGTGTGAAGACCGGCTCGGGCCCGGAGTCCAAGTTCTGCCTGGTCTTCGCCGCCACCCGCAACGGCAAGACCCTCATCGGCACGGTCCTCGCGTCCTCGACGATCGACAACCGCGCGGTCGACGCGAAGAAGCTGCTGAACTACGGCTGGCAGGTCTGA
- a CDS encoding GntR family transcriptional regulator has protein sequence MPSAAPTTTPSASPAAVKQPPAADRVYAHVKQGVLERRYEGGTLLTEGELAEAVGVSRTPVREALLRLEVEGLIKLYPKKGALVLPVSAQEIADVVETRQLVEEHAVRKTVPASPQLIARLEGLLAQQKAQAAAGDLAGAAVTDRCFHAEIVRSGGNEILSRLYDQLRDRQLRMGVAVMHAHPDRITKTLTEHEEILQALRAGDAEAAVALVHRHVNWFSNLARGEVR, from the coding sequence ATGCCTTCAGCAGCGCCGACCACCACTCCCTCGGCCTCCCCGGCCGCCGTGAAACAGCCCCCCGCCGCCGACCGGGTCTACGCGCACGTCAAACAAGGGGTTCTGGAGCGCCGCTACGAGGGCGGCACGCTGCTCACCGAGGGCGAACTGGCCGAGGCCGTCGGGGTGTCCCGGACCCCCGTGCGGGAGGCGCTGCTGCGGCTGGAGGTCGAAGGGCTGATCAAGCTCTATCCGAAGAAGGGCGCCCTGGTGCTGCCCGTCTCCGCGCAGGAGATCGCCGACGTCGTCGAGACCCGGCAGCTGGTGGAGGAGCACGCGGTCCGCAAGACGGTTCCGGCCTCGCCGCAGCTCATCGCGCGACTGGAGGGCCTCCTGGCGCAGCAGAAGGCGCAGGCCGCCGCCGGTGATCTGGCGGGCGCCGCGGTGACCGACCGCTGCTTCCACGCCGAGATCGTCCGCAGCGGCGGGAACGAGATCCTCTCCCGCCTCTACGACCAGCTCCGCGACCGGCAGTTGCGCATGGGCGTCGCCGTGATGCACGCCCACCCCGACCGGATCACCAAGACGCTCACCGAGCACGAGGAGATCCTCCAGGCGTTGCGCGCGGGTGACGCGGAGGCGGCCGTGGCACTGGTCCACCGGCACGTGAACTGGTTCTCCAACCTGGCGCGGGGGGAGGTCCGTTGA
- a CDS encoding MFS transporter — translation MSRAAISSAGSIPGDPPGGRRALAVWGIGVSVYFVAVIFRTSLGVAGLDAADRFHVGASALSTFSILQLLVYAGMQIPVGLLVDRLGTKKVLAIGTLLFTAGQVGFALSASYGTALASRALLGCGDAMTFISVLRLGSRWFPARRGPLVAQFAGLVGMAGNLVSTLMLARLLHGVGWTAAFAGSSVAGAVVLVLVLLFLKDHPEGHEPEPFPHQGAAYVRRQIAASWREPGTRLGLWVHFTTQFPAMVFLLLWGLPFLVEAQGLSRGTAGELLTLVVLSNMVVGLVYGQIVARHHRARLPLALGTVLATAAVWAATLVYPGEHAPMWLLIVLCSVLGACGPASMLGFDFARPANPPERQGTASGITNMGGFVASMTTLLAVGVLLDVTGDDYRIAFSFVFLLQALGLTQILRLRGRAARRERERLVASRVETVHVPA, via the coding sequence TTGAGCCGCGCCGCCATATCCTCGGCCGGTTCGATCCCGGGGGACCCGCCCGGCGGCCGCCGCGCCCTCGCCGTCTGGGGCATCGGCGTCTCGGTCTACTTCGTCGCCGTCATCTTCCGCACGTCGCTGGGCGTGGCCGGTCTCGACGCGGCGGACCGCTTCCACGTCGGCGCCTCGGCCCTGTCCACCTTCTCCATCCTCCAACTGCTGGTCTACGCCGGCATGCAGATCCCCGTCGGCCTGCTCGTCGACCGGCTCGGCACCAAGAAGGTGCTGGCCATCGGCACCCTGTTGTTCACGGCCGGGCAGGTCGGCTTCGCGCTGTCGGCGTCGTACGGCACAGCCCTGGCCTCGCGGGCGCTGCTGGGCTGCGGCGACGCGATGACGTTCATCAGCGTGCTGCGGCTGGGCAGCCGCTGGTTCCCGGCCCGGCGCGGCCCGCTGGTCGCGCAGTTCGCGGGGCTGGTGGGCATGGCGGGCAACCTGGTCTCGACGCTGATGCTGGCCCGGCTGCTGCACGGAGTGGGCTGGACGGCGGCGTTCGCGGGCAGCTCGGTCGCCGGTGCCGTCGTCCTCGTACTGGTGCTGCTGTTCCTGAAGGACCACCCGGAGGGGCACGAGCCGGAGCCGTTCCCGCATCAGGGAGCGGCGTACGTACGGCGGCAGATCGCGGCGTCCTGGCGGGAGCCGGGGACGCGGCTCGGCCTGTGGGTGCACTTCACGACGCAGTTCCCGGCGATGGTGTTCCTGCTGCTGTGGGGGCTGCCGTTCCTGGTCGAGGCGCAGGGGCTGAGCCGGGGCACGGCCGGCGAGCTGCTCACCCTCGTCGTGCTGTCCAACATGGTCGTCGGACTGGTGTACGGGCAGATCGTGGCCCGGCACCACCGGGCGCGGCTGCCGCTGGCGCTCGGCACGGTCCTCGCGACGGCGGCGGTCTGGGCGGCCACGCTGGTGTACCCGGGCGAGCACGCGCCGATGTGGCTGCTGATCGTCCTGTGCTCGGTGCTCGGCGCCTGTGGCCCGGCGTCGATGCTGGGCTTCGACTTCGCCCGCCCCGCGAACCCGCCGGAGCGTCAGGGCACGGCCTCCGGAATCACCAACATGGGCGGTTTCGTCGCCTCGATGACGACGCTGCTCGCGGTCGGTGTGCTCCTGGACGTCACCGGTGACGACTACCGGATCGCCTTCTCCTTCGTCTTCCTCCTCCAGGCCCTCGGCCTGACCCAGATCCTCCGGCTGCGCGGTCGGGCGGCCCGCAGGGAGCGGGAGCGGCTGGTGGCGAGCCGGGTGGAGACGGTGCACGTACCGGCGTGA
- a CDS encoding maleylpyruvate isomerase family mycothiol-dependent enzyme: protein MSLHPTLQPYADAWSHSVDAISELVTPLVEGEWNRRTPCPGWSVRDVVSHVIGLDCEMLGDPRPIHTLPRDLYHVRNEHQRYMEMQVDARRHHTAPEMTSELEYTIIRRNRQLRNESRDPGHLVRGPLGTEVTLERAMRNRAFDVWVHEQDLRAALGQPGNLDSPGALVVRDELLSALPKVVAEDARAPRSSAVVFDVSGPVEFLRTVRVDMGGRGTLETAPALGPAATITLDWETYVRLACGRVTADAVADRVKAEGDPQLIAAILHKFAVTL from the coding sequence GTGAGTCTGCATCCCACTCTTCAGCCCTACGCCGACGCCTGGAGCCACTCCGTGGACGCGATATCCGAGCTGGTGACGCCGCTCGTGGAGGGCGAGTGGAACAGGCGGACGCCATGCCCCGGCTGGTCGGTGCGTGACGTGGTGTCGCATGTGATCGGGCTCGACTGCGAGATGCTCGGCGACCCGCGCCCGATCCACACCCTCCCGCGCGACCTGTACCACGTACGCAACGAACACCAGCGGTACATGGAGATGCAGGTCGACGCCCGCCGCCACCACACGGCGCCGGAGATGACGTCGGAGCTGGAGTACACGATCATCCGCCGCAACCGCCAGCTGCGGAACGAGTCGCGGGACCCGGGCCACCTCGTGCGCGGCCCGCTCGGCACGGAAGTGACCCTCGAACGGGCCATGCGCAACCGCGCGTTCGACGTGTGGGTCCACGAGCAGGACCTGCGCGCCGCGCTCGGGCAGCCGGGGAACCTGGACTCGCCGGGCGCGCTCGTCGTCCGTGACGAGCTGCTGTCCGCCCTGCCGAAGGTCGTCGCCGAGGACGCGCGCGCCCCGCGCAGCTCGGCCGTCGTCTTCGACGTCTCCGGTCCCGTGGAGTTCCTCCGTACCGTCCGCGTCGACATGGGGGGCCGCGGCACCCTGGAGACCGCCCCGGCCCTCGGTCCCGCCGCCACCATCACCCTGGACTGGGAGACCTACGTCCGGCTGGCCTGCGGCCGCGTCACCGCCGATGCCGTCGCCGACCGCGTCAAGGCCGAGGGCGATCCGCAGCTGATCGCGGCGATCCTGCACAAGTTCGCGGTGACGTTGTAA
- a CDS encoding carbon-nitrogen family hydrolase, producing the protein MRASLIQIGVDQDESVDSRRLRVAGLVREQAGADLVVLPELWTTGAFAFESFTAEAEPLEGPTYEVMAKAASDAGVWLHAGSIPERDPEGPLYNTSLVFSPSGDLAAAYRKIHRFGFDKGEAVLMGAGSELVTLRLPETTIGVATCYDLRFPELFRGLVDAGAETFVIPAGWPERRRAHWTLLAKARAVENQAYVLACGTAGTHAGVPQAGHSIVVDPWGEVLAEAGSDEEILTVDLDPAKPATTREQFPALKDRLLGLETPRR; encoded by the coding sequence GTGCGCGCCTCGCTCATTCAGATCGGCGTAGACCAGGACGAATCCGTCGATTCGCGCAGGCTGCGCGTCGCGGGTCTCGTCCGGGAGCAGGCCGGGGCCGATCTCGTCGTCCTCCCCGAGCTGTGGACCACCGGCGCATTCGCGTTCGAATCCTTCACGGCGGAGGCCGAGCCGCTCGAAGGGCCGACGTACGAGGTGATGGCGAAGGCGGCGAGCGACGCCGGCGTCTGGCTGCACGCGGGCTCGATCCCCGAGCGGGACCCGGAGGGCCCCCTCTACAACACCTCGCTCGTCTTCTCGCCCTCCGGCGACCTCGCGGCCGCCTATCGCAAGATCCACCGCTTCGGCTTCGACAAGGGCGAGGCCGTGCTGATGGGCGCGGGGAGCGAGCTGGTGACGCTTCGGCTCCCGGAGACGACCATCGGCGTGGCCACCTGCTACGACCTGCGCTTCCCCGAGCTGTTCCGCGGCCTCGTCGACGCGGGCGCCGAGACCTTCGTGATCCCGGCGGGCTGGCCCGAGCGCCGCCGCGCCCACTGGACACTGCTGGCCAAGGCACGCGCGGTCGAGAACCAGGCGTACGTCCTCGCATGCGGAACGGCCGGTACGCACGCCGGGGTTCCGCAGGCGGGCCACTCGATCGTGGTGGACCCGTGGGGCGAGGTGCTCGCCGAGGCGGGATCGGACGAGGAGATCCTGACCGTGGACCTGGACCCGGCGAAGCCGGCGACGACGAGGGAACAGTTCCCGGCGCTGAAGGACCGGCTGCTGGGCCTGGAGACGCCGCGGCGGTGA
- a CDS encoding LURP-one-related/scramblase family protein, which translates to MRFLVRERLLGIGDDYWIEDEHGEKAFLVDGKAMRLRDTFELKDTQGRVLVDIRQKMFALRDTMVIERDDRPLATVRRKRLSLLRNHYRVPLADGGTELDVSGRIVDREFRIEHDGDLLAVVSRRWLHIRETYGIDVVREDADPALLIAVAVCVIHLAERERED; encoded by the coding sequence ATGAGATTCCTCGTACGCGAGCGGCTCCTCGGTATCGGTGACGACTACTGGATCGAGGACGAGCACGGTGAGAAGGCCTTCCTTGTCGACGGCAAGGCCATGCGGCTGCGGGACACCTTCGAGCTGAAGGACACGCAGGGGCGCGTGCTCGTCGACATCCGCCAGAAGATGTTCGCCCTGCGGGACACGATGGTGATCGAGCGGGACGACCGGCCGCTGGCGACCGTCCGCCGGAAGCGGCTCTCGCTGCTGCGCAACCACTACCGGGTGCCCCTGGCCGACGGCGGCACGGAACTCGACGTCAGCGGCCGGATCGTCGACCGCGAGTTCAGGATCGAGCACGACGGCGACCTGCTCGCGGTCGTCTCCCGACGCTGGCTGCACATCCGTGAGACGTACGGCATCGACGTCGTACGGGAGGACGCGGATCCGGCGCTGCTGATCGCGGTGGCGGTGTGCGTGATCCACCTGGCGGAGAGGGAGCGGGAGGACTGA